The Methylomarinum sp. Ch1-1 genome contains the following window.
CCATGCGCCGGCATCTGCATGACATGGCAAAGCGCGAAGCCTCTAACATCGAATCCGGCCCGCCATTGGCTGAACGTCCTCAACTAAAAGCGGACTTGCTGAAACGCCGCTATGCGTTGGAGGTGGAAGAAGAAGCGTTAATCTGCGCCACCGAGGATTTGGGCATGGCCGGCTTTTACCGCCGATCCGATGTAAACCCGGAGGTCGTGTTAATGATGGAGGTTGAAGATGAACCAGTCAAAGCAAACGTCTAAAATCGATCCCGGTTGGAGCCGGGCCGCTGATCGGGTCAACGCCATGCGCGGCTTGCCACCAAAGCAGCCACAGAGCACGGAGCCATCAAGCCAAGAACCCGCCGACGCGGAATTGCTGGCGGAAGAGCTGGAAGGCGAGCAAATACGCCAATCATTCCAAGCTCAAATCAATGCCAACAGCGAAAAAAAACAATATGGCGAGAACCCCATCAAACTGCTAGTTGCCGCCTTTCCGGCGTTGAGTTCATACAGCGGCCAGGGAACATCTCGGGCCTTCGACCGAAATATCGAAGCCTTCCAGTCTAATAACCGGCTGAAGGCAATTTATTCTAAAAATCAGCTTATTGCCCTGGCAGCGGCCAAAACCCTAGCGCCGTTATTGGACTGGCCGCCCGGCAAGCTTAATCAGTTGCATACGGCATGTTGTCGCATCGCAAAAACCCATTTGCCTGAGAAGGGAGCGCAAAGAATATGATTTTTACGGAAAAAGCCTATGGGCTACCAAAGGAAAATTTGGAAAGCCTTTTTGACATCGAGGCGCGTTTGCCGCGCACGGTGTCTGAATCATCGATGATAGCGCCGCAAGCGCTTAAAACAGAGTCGGCTCAGGCCATTATTCAAGTTGACGGCGTGTTATTTCCAAAATCCAATATTCTGACCTTTTTTGGCTTCGGAACGGCCTTGTCTGACATTCAGGCATTAATGACGCAAGCGGCAAGCGATCCTCAGGTTAAAAAAATCGTCCTGAATTTTTCCTCGCCGGGCGGTAGCGTCACCGGCGTTAACGAACTGGCGAACGCCATTAAGGCGATGAACAAGCCGACCGTGGCCTATGTGTCCGGCATGGCGGCCAGCGCCGCTTACTGGTTGGCCGCCGCCTGCGATGAAATCGTGATCGATGCGACGGCGACGCTTGGTAGCATCGGCGTGGTGGGAATCTACAGCGCCAAAAGCAAGCGCGAGATTGAAATTGTCAGCAGCAATGCGCCACACAAGCGCCCCGATCTGGAAACAGACGCCGGGCGGAGCGTTGCACAGTCCCACGTCGATGCCCTGGAGTCGGTTTTTGTTAGTGCGCTGTCGCAATTGCGGCCATCGTTGAGTCAAGACCGCATTAAGGCGTTGGGCGGTGATGTGCGCGTCGGCGCTAATGCGGTGCAAGCCGGCCTTGCCGATGGCCTGGGCAGTCTGCAAGGCATTATGCAAGGTCAGCAGGCGAGTAAACCGGCGCTGTCTGCGCTGGCCGATGATGAAATTCAGGCCGCGCACGGTTGGAAGCAAGCCGCTGATAAGGTTAGCGCGTTACGAGGCGGAGGTAATGGTGTTAAGCCAGGAAACGGAGCAAAGAGTATAAAAACCGCCCAAGGCCGGGGAAAGCTTGGGGGTAAAGAGTTTAAAAAACCGACCCAGGCCGGGGAAAGCTCAGGGGGTTGGGGCGGGGCCATAGCCAAATTCAAAAGAGATTATGGGAGATAAAAGAACATGACGCTTTTAGATGAAGTAACCCACGCAGGAGAATTTATTGTTTCCGAGGCTAAGGGTCTGAGAAGCCGCGAAGCCGTCACCATTGCATCGGGTCAAAACCTGGCCGCCGGTGCTGTGTTGGGCCATATCACCTGCGGAGCGACCAGTACGGCGGCGGATGGCGGCAACACTGGCGATGGCGCATTAAGCGCCGTTACCCTCAGCGGCGGCGGAGCCATGCCGGGCGATTACATTTTGACCATCACGGCAGCCGAAACCGATGCCGGCGATTATCAGGTGATTGCGCCCGATGGTAATTTGATCGGCGTCGGATCGGTTGGCGGTGAATTCAATTTCGGCGGTTTGCTGTTTACCTTGAGCGATGGGGTAATCGATTTTATTGTCGGCGACCGATTCACCATCACGGTTGCAGAAATCGACCAGTATGCCGAACACGACCCCGACGGGGTTGACGGGCGCGAAGTTGCCGCGGGTATCTTGTTCGATGCCGTGGACGCCAGCGCCGCCGATCAGTCGGGCGTCGCCTTGGTCCGGGATGCCGAGATCAACAGTAACGAAATTGTTTGGAAAACTGGAATCAGTGCGGATGCCAAAACAACAGGCATTGAGGCGATGAACGACGACGGCATTATTTTACGATAAGAAGCTTAAACACCGACCCAAGCCGGGGAAAGCTTGGGAAAGTTTGTTGAATAAGATTGCTTGCCGGGCTTAGCGCCCGGCTTTTTTTTGTATATGGGACCGGAGAATGGACGACTACACCAAACCATCCAGGCAGAACCGCAAGCCTAAACGCAAGTGGCGCCAACGAAAAAAGGAACAACGCGCTGGAAACACCATCGCTTTACCAGCTTTCCGGACGGGCGCGGCGCTGGCGATGGCCGCCCGGCTGGGCTGGCGTGAGTCTATCCCAGCTAGGGGGGCTAAGTCCATTATTCACTTTTAGGAAACATTACCTATATCAAGAATCATGCCGGCCTGTATCCCATGAATATAAAGGCCTGTATGAAGTTGGCATGAAATCATGCTAGGGAATCGATTGTTTCCATTTAGTGTGCTAATAGACTGGATGCCGGTAAATTCAGGCTGGCTTAGGGTGGCGCCAGGGGCGTTTTCGCCCCGATTCGCCCCATTTTCGCCCGGTCGATGTTCCCGTGGTTGCTGGGTTTTCGCCCCTTTCGCCCCATTCGCCGACGATTTGCGGCACCGACATGGGGTTATTGCCGCCTACCAACGGAGGAACATGTCGGGGCAAGGGGAGAGAGTTAAAAAAAGTAGTAACTTTTACAGTAACTTTTATAAAATATGGCTGTATGTCTTGGTTTATAAGGCTTTATGATTCCGGCCCTCACCAAAGAATGATAAAGGCTCCAACAGTTCGCTGTTGGGGCCTTTTTTATTGTCTTAAAATTAGATCGATTCCAATGCAGATTTGTTTCTGTATTCGGCCATCGCGATTCAAACCACGCAATTTCTCCGCGTACTCTCGATAAGCTTGATAATATAAAGGCCTTAGCTACAGCAATTCCCAGTTTGAGTATTTTTGCGGGGTTTAGGGCATGGGGTGTGTCTGTCGAGGAGCGCCGTAAACCCATCCCTGGGGGCTTGACGGCAGCATCCTTGCTGCCGACATCCTCGCCAAACACACCCCATGCCCTTTTTGAACGCCAAAGGAATTGCTGCCTTAGCTATGATCCTGAAAATAATTAGGGCGGGAAGTTGTGCGAACATTCAATGTAGCGGGCTTATATTTCGCAGTGGTGTTGCTGTTTTTGCTTTATCTGTTATGGATGATGATAAAGCCATTTTTG
Protein-coding sequences here:
- a CDS encoding head decoration protein, translating into MTLLDEVTHAGEFIVSEAKGLRSREAVTIASGQNLAAGAVLGHITCGATSTAADGGNTGDGALSAVTLSGGGAMPGDYILTITAAETDAGDYQVIAPDGNLIGVGSVGGEFNFGGLLFTLSDGVIDFIVGDRFTITVAEIDQYAEHDPDGVDGREVAAGILFDAVDASAADQSGVALVRDAEINSNEIVWKTGISADAKTTGIEAMNDDGIILR
- a CDS encoding S49 family peptidase is translated as MIFTEKAYGLPKENLESLFDIEARLPRTVSESSMIAPQALKTESAQAIIQVDGVLFPKSNILTFFGFGTALSDIQALMTQAASDPQVKKIVLNFSSPGGSVTGVNELANAIKAMNKPTVAYVSGMAASAAYWLAAACDEIVIDATATLGSIGVVGIYSAKSKREIEIVSSNAPHKRPDLETDAGRSVAQSHVDALESVFVSALSQLRPSLSQDRIKALGGDVRVGANAVQAGLADGLGSLQGIMQGQQASKPALSALADDEIQAAHGWKQAADKVSALRGGGNGVKPGNGAKSIKTAQGRGKLGGKEFKKPTQAGESSGGWGGAIAKFKRDYGR